TTTACCGGAAAATTCTGGCTTGGCGTCTGTCTGATCGTATTGTTCCTGATTATCAATACGCTGCGGGAGTTTCTGGAGCCGAAGCTGATTGGCGACCGCATGGGGATTTATCCGATTGCGATGGTAGCCGCCGTCTATGTCGGAATCTGCGTGTACGGCGTTGCCGGGGTGGTGCTTGGTCCCATCAGTCTGATGCTGATAATTGAGATATTCCGGGAAATGCGGGAAGAAAAAGATATGAAATAAAACCGTAAACGAAGGATACCGCCGGAAGCCGGGGAGGTATCGCGAAAATGGCAGATAGACGAAAATGATGATATGCACAATTTTCAGACGAAGAAGCGAAATTATCCGGAGGATTTTTGAAACTTAACTGGACATTTTGCTTAAAATGCATTAGAATGAGAACCAAATGAAAGGGAGGAGCGTGTATGAATTTTAAGAAAGATGTATACCGGAACATCGCAATGATCACCCAGATAGGCATCAGCATGCTTGCCCCTGTTATTTTATGCGTCTTTATAGGGACACAGCTTGATGAGCATTTCGGCTGGAACACGGTGCTGCCGCTTCTGATTCTGGGGATTCTGGCAGGCTGCCGCAATACCTGGATGCTGATGCAGGAAATGATACCGAAGGATAAAAAATCCGGAAAGAGGGATAGAGGCGATGGAGCGGATTAAGCGTTTTTGTAAAAACTTACATCCGACGCTGAAGGAGCTGCTCTGCGGGATATTTCTGTGGGGACTGCTGCTTGCTCTGGTGCTTGTCTGGTTTTCGGATTCGAAGCCGGCGTTTCTGCTCAGTCTCTTTGCGGGTGTCCTTGCAGCCGCAGGCATGGCGTTCCACATGTGTCATTTTATCGAGGATTCCCTGGAGCTTACGCAGGAGGATGCCTCCAGACACATGAAAAAAGGCACTGTTCTGCGCATAGCGGCGGCAATGGTGCTGGCGGTGCTGGTATGGCTGCTCGACGGGGATATCGTCGCGGTATTTCTCGGACTGCTTACGCTGAAGCTGGGGGCTTACACACAGCCACTGATACACAGGCTCACCGGCAGGGCGAAAAAAGCATAATGGCGCATGATTAATTACAGAAAGAAGGTGAGAAGGTGGAAAGTGCTGGTTTTAGCGGAGGATTCCTGCTGTCGGGAGGAAACGATGTAGACTTTATGGTACATGGTCTCATCAAATACGAGCTGTTCGGTCAGGAACTCTGGATTACCACGACCCATGTCAGCGTCCTCATTGTGATGGCGGCGCTTCTGATTTTTGCCATTGCGGCAAACCGCAGAATGAAGCGTGCCGAGGAGATTCCGGGAGGCTTTCAGAATGTGGTGGAGCTGATCGTGGAAATGCTGGACAAGATGGTTGAGGGCAGTATGGGCAAATATGCCGGGAAATTTGTCAATTACATCAGTGCCCTGTTTTTGTTTATCTTTGTCAGCAACATATCCGGTCTTTTCGGACTGCGACCGCCCACTGCGGATTACGGCGTTACATTGCCGCTCGGTCTGATTACGTTTGGGATTATCCAGTACAACAATATCAAGTACAATAAGGCCGGGGCTTTTACAGGGCTGTTTCAGCCGCTGCCGCTTTTGTTCCCAATCAATCTGATTGGTGAAATCGCAGTACCGTTTTCACTGTCCCTGCGTCTTTTCGGCAACATCCTGTCGGGTACGGTTATGATGTCCCTGATCTATCAGTTGCTCACAAAATTCGCAGTTGGCTGGCCGGGCATTCTGCATATTTATTTTGATGTGTTCTCCGGAGCAATCCAGACATACGTATTCTGTATGCTGACGATGGTATTTACCAGAGACAAGATGCCGGGAGAAGATTAAAGGAAAAAATTTAAACAGGAGGAATAAAAAATGATTACAAACGAAGGTTTAATTTTAGCGTGTTCTGCAATCGGGGCAGGTCTGGCAATGATAGCCGGTGTTGGTCCTGGTATCGGACAGGGTATCGCAGCAGGTTACGGTGCAAACGCCGTTGGAAGAAATCCGGGCGCAAAATCCGACATTACCTCCACGATGCTTCTTGGACAGGCTGTTGCCGAGACGACCGGTCTGTACGGTCTTGCAATCGCGTTCATTCTGCTGTTCGCAAACCCGCTGCTGGGCAAACTGTGATGCCAGGGGCAAAGGTCAGAAACCACGTCGTGCCTGCACGAAGGTGGTTGAATGACTCTGGGACCCGCTAAAATATCACAATATATAAAAGCAGGCAGAATTAAAGAAAAACGCTGCCGCAGTTCCGCGAGGTGTTTCGACCGGAAGGGAGAAACCTGAGATATGTGGCGCCGGACGAGGTCCGTGTGCATCGCGAAGCGGTTCTGCGAGCGCAGCGAGCAGAAAGGAGGCGAAACCGTGGAAAGGTTATTTAATCTGGATCCGCAGCTTCTGGCGGATACCGTGCTTCTGATGCTTGCCATGCTGGTAATGTACACGCTTCTGTCCTATCTGCTTTTCAATCCGGCAAGGGATTTCCTGAAAAAGCGGCAGGAGAGAATCAAAAATGACATTGATACAGCGCAGGCGGACAAGGAGCAGGCAAAGCTGCTGAAGGAAGACTACGATGCCAGAATTAAAAATATCAACAAAGAAGCAGACGAGATTTTAAGTCAGGCGAGACAGAAGGCCCTGCAGAACGCGGAGGACATCAAGGCGCAGGCAAATGAAGAGGCGGCGCGCATCATCGCGCGGGCGCAGGCGCAGATCGAGCTTGATAAAAAGAAGGCTGCGGACGATATGAAGAAAGAAATGATTTCCATTGCTTCGCTCATGGCAGGGAAAGTGGTTGCTGCATCCATCAATACGGAGGTGCAGGAATCCCTCATGGAAGAAACCTTAAAGGAAATAGGTGATGATACATGGCAAAGTTAGTATCCAAAACATATGGCGATGCCCTGTTCGACCTTTCCGTAGAGGAAAACAGTGTGGATGCCATGATGCAGGAGGTGCTTGCCGTCCGGGAAGCATTGGCGGAAAATCCGGATCTGGCACAGGTTCTGCGTAATCCGGACATCGGAAAAGAAGAAAAGCTGAACCTGGTGGAAAAGGTATTTAAAGGCCGCGTCAGCGACAATCTGACAGGCTTTCTGCGCATCGTTGTCGACAAACAGCGATACGGCGAGCTGGATGCCATATTGGATTATTTCGTGGCAAGAGTAAAGGAATACAAAAAAATCGGCATGGCACATGTCACCTCGCCGATGGAGCTTTCCGAAGAATGGAAAGCGCGGATCAAAGAAAAGCTGCTGGCGACGACCGGCTATGTGGAAATGGAAATGACCTATGCCGTCGACCCTGGATTGATCGGCGGGCTGGTTATCCGCATCGGCGATACCGTGGTGGACAGCAGCGTCCGCAGCAGGCTGGCAGACGTTGTCCGCAGGCTGCAGAGAACGTCACTGGAACCGCAGAAGGAAATGCGGGAATAAGATAGAAAGGACACAAACCTCATGAATTTAAGACCAGAGGAAATCAGTTCTGTAATTAAGGACGAGATAAAAAAATATTCCTCCAAAATGTCTGTTTCAAATGTGGGAACGGTCATGCAGGTGTCGGACGGGATTGCCCGTATTCATGGTCTTGAGAGCGCAATGCAGGGCGAGCTGCTGGAATTTCCGGGAGAAGTCGAGGGCATGGTGCTCAACCTGGAAGAGGACAATGTCGGCGCCGTACTGCTCAGCGATGCGACCAGCATCAGCGAGGGCGATACGGTAAAGACGACCGGACGGGTGGTTTCCGTGCCGGTCGGCGATGGTATGCTCGGCAGAGTTGTCAACGCGCTTGGTCACCCGATTGACGGAAAGGGGCCCATCCCTTCCGACAAGACAAGGGAAATTGAGCGTGTGGCTCCCGGCGTTATCACCAGAAAATCCGTAGACACGCCGCTGCAGACGGGTATCAAGGCGATCGACTCGATGGTGCCCATCGGACGCGGACAGCGTGAGCTGATTATCGGAGACAGACAGACTGGAAAGACTGCCATTGCGATTGATACGATCATCAATCAGAAAGGGCAGGGCGTAAAATGTATTTATGTGGCAATCGGACAGAAATCTTCTACCGTTGCCAATATTGTAAAAACTTTGGAAGAATACGGGGCGATGGATTATACGACCGTGGTTGCTTCCACTGCCAGCGAGCTTGCGCCGCTGCAGTATATTGCACCGTACAGCGGCTGCGCGATCGGTGAGGAATGGATGGAGAACGGCGACGACGTGCTGATCATCTATGATGATTTATCTAAGCATGCGGCGGCTTACCGTACGCTGTCCCTGCTGCTGAGGCGTCCGCCAGGCCGTGAGGCATATCCGGGAGACGTTTTCTACCTGCACTCCAGACTGCTGGAGCGTGCGGCGAAGCTCTCGGACGAGCTGGGCGGCGGTTCCCTGACAGCGCTCCCGATTATCGAGACGCAGGCGGGCGACGTATCCGCATACATTCCGACAAACGTTATCTCCATCACGGACGGTCAGATCTATCTGGAGACCGAAATGTTCAATTCCGGCTTCCGTCCGGCGGTAAACGCGGGTCTTTCCGTATCCCGTGTAGGCGGCGCGGCGCAGATCAAGGCAATGAAGAAGATTGCGGCGCCTATCCGTGTCGAGCTGGCACAGTACCGCGAGCTGGCGGCGTTCTCACAGTTCGGTTCCGAGCTGGATGCCGACACCAAGGAAAAGCTGGCACAGGGCGAGCGTCTGAAAGAAATTCTGAAGCAGACGCAGTATCATCCGATGCCGGTTGCGGAGCAGGTTATGATTATTTATGCCGCCACCAGAAAGTATCTGCTGGATATTGCGGTGGAGGATATTCTGCCTTTCCAGGATGCGCTGTTTGAACTGGTGCATACCAAGTATCCGGAAATACCGAAGGCGATCAACGAAACGAAGGAGCTTCCGGAGGAGACGGAGAAGCTGCTGGTGCAGGCAATCGGAGAGTGCAAGGAAAATTTTAAAAAGTAAGGGGTGATACCAAATGGCTTCCATGAGAGACATACAGAGGCGTAAAAGCAGTGTATCGAGCATCGGACAGATTACAAAAGCCATGAAGCTGGTATCTACCGTAAAACTGCAGAAGACGAAGCAGCGTGCGGAGCAGGCAAAACCATATTTCGACAAGATGTACCGCACGGTTGCGCATATCCTGTCACATTCCGGACAGATACAGCATCCTTACCTGCAGGGCGGGGAGAGTAAGAAGAAATGCATCATCACCATTACCTCCAACCGTGGACTTGCGGGCGGCTACAATTCCGGCGTGGAAAAGCTTATCACCGGAAGCGGCTTTGCAAAAGAGGATGTGGAGCTGATTACCATCGGAAGAAAGGGCAGGGAGTTCCTGGAGCGGAGAGGCTATACGATTCGCGCCGACTACAGCGATGTCATGAACAACCCGATGTACTCGGATGCGCATGAAATCAGCGAGGCGGTGCTGAAAGCGTTCACGGACGGCGAGATCGGTGAGATTTATGTGGCGTACACGGCTTTTAAAAATACAGTCGTGCATGTTCCGACGCTTATGAAGCTGCTTCCTGTGAAGTTTACCGACGAGGAGCTGGAGGCGGGCACCGAAAAGACCCGCCAGCGCGAGGCGGATATGAATACGCCGATGAATTACGAGCCGGCGGAGGAGCAGTCGCTGGATATCATCATTCCGAAATATGTGACCAGCATTCTGTTCGGCTCGCTGATCGAGGCGGCAGCCAGCGAAAACGGAGCCAGAATGCAGGCGATGGATTCGGCGACCAGCAATGCGGAGGAAATGATAGAAAGCCTGTCTCTGCAGTATAACCGGGCGCGTCAGAGCTCGATTACGCAGGAATTGACAGAGATTATTGCCGGTGCGGAAGCAATCAGCTAGGCACCTGGCGGATAAGGAGTGAGAGAAAAAGAATGTCAGAACAAGTAAAAGGCAAAATCACTCAGATTATCGGTGCGGTACTTGACATTAAGTTTCCGGAGGGCAAGCTTCCGGGTATATACGACGCTATCCATATCCCGACGGCGGACGGCAAAACACTGGTGGTGGAGGTTGCCCAGCATCTGGGCGACGACACCGTAAAGTGTATCGCTATGGGACCGACGGACGGTCTGGTGCGCGGAATGGAGGCAATCTCCACGGGAGCGCCGATTATGGTGCCGGTAGGAGAAAAGACCCTCGGACGCATCTTTAATGTGATTGGTGAGCCGATTGACAATAAGGAAGCGCCGAAGGACGTGCAGTATCTGCCTATCCACAGGGACGCGCCGGATTTTGAGGAGCAGGCTACCTCAACAGAAATGCTGGAGACCGGCATCAAGGTGGTCGACCTGCTCTGCCCCTACCAGAAGGGTGGAAAGACCGGTCTGTTCGGTGGCGCTGGAGTGGGAAAAACGGTCCTGATTCAGGAGCTTATCCGGAACATCGCGACCGAGCACGGCGGCTACTCCGTATTTACCGGTGTAGGCGAGCGTACCCGTGAGGGAAACGATCTGTACCACGAAATGTCTGAGTCGGGCGTTATTAATAAAACCACGATGGTATTCGGGCAGATGAACGAGCCGCCCGGAGCCAGAATGCGTGTGGGACTTACAGGTCTTACAATGGCGGAGTATTTCCGTGATGAGGGCGGCAAGGACGTGCTGCTGTTCATCGATAATATTTTCCGTTTCACACAGGCAGGCTCCGAGGTGTCCGCACTTCTTGGTCGTATGCCTTCCGCCGTTGGCTACCAGCCGACGCTGCAGACGGAAATGGGCGCTCTGCAGGAGCGTATTACATCTACAAAGCATGGTTCCATCACCTCCGTTCAGGCGGTTTACGTGCCTGCGGATGACCTGACGGACCCGGCTCCGGCGACGACCTTCGCACATCTGGATGCGACCACCGTATTATCGCGTTCCATCGTGGAGCTCGGTATTTATCCGGCGGTAGACCCGCTGGAATCCACGTCCCGTATCCTCGACCCGCGCATCGTGGGTGAGGAGCATTACAAGGTGGCGCGCGGCGTGCAGGAGATTCTGCAGAAGTATAAGGAGCTGCAGGATATCATCGCGATCCTTGGTATGGATGAGCTTTCCGAGGATGAAAAGCTGATTGTCAGCCGTGCGAGAAAAATCCAGAGATTTTTGTCACAGCCGTTCTATGTTGCACAGCAGTTCACCGGAACAGAGGGACGTTATGTGCCGATTGCCGAGACCATCCGTGGTTTCCGTGAGATTCTGGAAGGGAAGCATGACGACATACCGGAGAGTATGTTCCTCAATGCCGGTACGATTGACGATGTTCTTGCCCGTGTGAAGTAGGTGAGCGTATGGCAGATGATAAATTGTTTCAACTGAATATCATTTCACCGGAGCGCATTTTCTATGAGGGAAAGGCGGTTATGGTGGAGCTGACGACCAGTGAGGGAGAGGTGGGTATTTACAAAAACCATATCCCGATGACGCTGCTGATCGTTCCGGGCATTGTCACCATCACGGAGGAGGACGGCAGCAAGAGGCTCGCCGCCATTCACAGTGGTTTCATGGAGGTGCTTCCGGATAAGGTCACCATTATGGCGGAGGTGGCAGAGTGGCCGGAGGAAATCGATGTCAACCGGGCGAAGGAAGCGCAGGTCCGCGCGGAGCGCCGCCTGCAGAGAAAAGACCCGATGCTCAACCTCAACCGCGCCGAAATGGCGCTGCGCAAAGCGCTTGTGCGTCAGGAGCTGGCGGACACCGTGAAAAATACAAAATAAAAATACAGTACAGGAATTTAAGGAGGCGGGATAACCGTCTCCTTTTTGCAATGCATACGACAAAAACGTCCGGTGGATGTTTAGTTGCCGTGCATCCGGAGGGCAGTTTTTTAGATATTTTGTGTTGATATTTCAATAGACAGCCCTGGGGATTTTTGCTAAGATAAGTAAAAATCGACATTATAGCAGTTGAGCAGGAGGTGTTTCTTTATGAAGCTTTATGTAGATGTAAATGCAAAATGTGATGGAAACGGAACCGCCGGGATGCCGTTCCGCCGCATCAATGATGCCGCGAGGGTTGCGCAGCCGGGGGATGAGGTGCTGGTTGCGCCCGGCGTTTACCGCGAGTATGTCAACCCGGTTCATGGAGGAACGGAGGACGCGCGGATTACCTACCGCAGTACGGAGCCGCTTGGCGCAGTCATCACCGGCGCCGAGCAGGTGCAGAGCTGGGAAAAATATGAGGGCAATGTCTGGGTATGCCGCATCAGCAACAGCATTTTCGGCGGATACAATCCATATACGACCTTTGTATACGGCGACTGGTATTTTGCGAAGGCGGACAAACATACCGGCTGCGTATATCTGAACGACAGGGCGCTGTATGAGACGGAGAACCTTGAGGACTGCATAAAAGGCGAAGTCTATGAGTGCAGCTGGGTGCCGGAGGAATCGGTATATAAATGGTACACGCAGCAGGATGAAGAGAAGGACGAGACGATTATATACGCGAACTTCCAGGGCAGAAATCCGAATGAGGAAAATGTGGAGATTAATGTCAGACGGGAATGCTTCATGCCGGCGGAAACAGGCGTTGGGTACATAACCGTCAGCGGGTTTAACATTAACAAGGCGGCGACGACCTGGGCTCCTCCCGCCGCATTCCAGGACGGCATGATCGGTCCGCACTGGAGCCGGGGCTGGATTATCGAGGACTGCGATATTTCAAACAGCAAATGCGCCGGCATTTCCCTGGGAAAATATCTGGACCCCGATAACGAGCACTATTTTACCAACAAATATGTCAAGAGCCCGACGCAGATGGAGCGCGACGCCGTATGCCGCGGACAGTATCACGGCTGGCTGAAGGAGAACATTGGCGGTCACATTATCCGCCGCAACAATATCCATCACTGCGAGCAGGGCGGCATTATCGGCCGTATGGGCGGCGTGTTCAGCGTCATTGAGGATAACCATATTCATCACATCAATAACATGATGGAGCAGGGCGGCGCGGAGATCGCCGGCATTAAAATGCACGCGGCGATTGACGTGATTATGCGCCGCAATCATATTCATCACTGCACAATGGGCATCTGGTGCGACTGGGAGGCGCAGGGAACGCGCATCACGCAGAACCTCCTCCACGATAACCAGCGTCCGGAGTTCGCTAAAATTCTGAAGGGCGGCATGATGTCACAGGATATTTTTGTGGAGGTCGGTCACGGTCCGACACTGATCGACAACAATATTCTGCTCTCGGAGGTCAGCCTGCGCATGGCGACAGAGGGCGTTGCTATGGTGCATAATCTGATCTGCGGCGCGCTTACCTGCGTCGGCGACGGAACAGGCCCGCGCTATACGCCGTATCATATTCCGCACCGCACGGAGGTCATGGGCTTTATGACCATCCTTCACGGGGACGATCGGTTCTACAACAATATTTTCGTGCAGAAATGGCCGTCCGGGGATGTTATCATTCCGCACGACAGCGACGATGGAGCGGATGTGGAAAACCGCGCGGCGGGCACCTGGATGTTTGACGAATATCCGACCTACGCGGAATGGATTTCGCAGTTTGACTTCAGCAGACCGGCGGATATGAAAAAGCTGGAGCCCGCCCATGCGGGACATCTTCCGGTATGGACGGAAGGAAACGTATATCTGCGCGGCGCCAGGGCCTGCAAAAATGAGGTCGACGGTCTGGTGGCGGCAGAGGGAGGAGAGGATATCCGGGTAGAGCTGGTGGAAAAGGACGGCGCATATTATCTGGATACCAATCTGTACGATTTCCTGGAGGGCTTTACCGACAGGATGATTAACACGGAGGTGCTCGGACAGGCATTTGAGCCGGAGCAGAAATTTGAAAATCCGGACGGAACGCCGATTCAGTTCGACGCCGATTATTTTGGCACGCACCGGGGAATCCGTGTGATTCCGGGACCGTTTGCGGACGCGGAGGACGCGAAAAAGGGTTACTGTTCACTTTGTTCACAGTAACATTCGAACAATTTTTATAAAAAAAGAACCACGAAAAATAAAAACGTGGTTCTTTTTTTGCGCGCCGGGGAGAAAGAAAAGTGCGGCAGAAAAAACTGGAAAAAGCAGAGAAATCATCGGATATTTTAAGAGTACATCGAAAAGGGGAAATAATGTCGGGCGTATTGACTAATTCTGCGGAAGTAATTTCCTTTTTTAAAGACATTAACAACAAAAATAGCAATAAAACTAAAAAACAGAGCAACAATCGGATTGCGCAGGGGAAAAGAAAAAGTTATACTGAAGTCACCAAACAACGACGGGATGCCGGCGCCGGAGGGGCGGCGGTTTCCGCAGGCAGAAAGTCTGTCGGCCGGGAAAGGACAGACGAATTTTCAGAATGGAGGAAATTAAAATGAAAAAGAAATTAATCAGCATGTTACTGGCTTCTGCAATGGTGGCAGGCATGACAGCAGGTGTGGCTGCAGAGGACGCTGCGGCTGACTACAGCGGCGTAACGCTTACCTTCTGGTCTATGTGGAACTCCACAGAGCCGCAGGGACAGATCATCCAGGAGGCGGCGGACGCTTTCTCAGAGCAGACCGGAGCAACCATCAACATCGAGTGGAAGGGCCGCGATATCAATACGCTGATTCAGTCTTCTCTGGAGGCAGGCGAAAACATCGATATCTTTGAGGATGACTATTCCAGAATCTCAAAAATCTACAAGGATTACTGCTACGACCTCACAGAAATGGCAGAGGCGGCAGGCTATGCAGACCAGAGCTTTGCATGCTTCAACGAAGTGGCAACCGAGTGGGCGGGCTTCCTTCCGTGTATCACAGAGCAGCCTCAGGTTGGCGGCATTTTCTACAACAAGGACATCTTTGATGCATGCGGAATCACCGAGGTTCCGGCTACATGGGAAGATTTCCTTGCAGCATGCCAGACAATGGTAGATAACGGTTATCAGCCGCTGGCACTTGACAGTACATATGCAGACTTCACCTTCGCTTATCACCTTGACAGATATCTGGGTGAGGCTGGCGTTTCCGACCTGGCAGTAAACGGCGGATGGTCCGATAACGAAAGTGCTGTTAAGGCGGCACAGGATATTATTGATTTTATAAATGCAGGATATCTTGCAGACGGCGCTCCGGATGAATATCCGTCCAGCCAGAACAAGATTGGTCTGACAGGTCAGGTTGCAATGGTTGTATGCGCAAACTATGTATGCGCAGAGGTAAACAACAATACTGGTTCCGAGATTAACTGGGGCATGTTCAACTATCCGTCCGTAGAAGGCGGCGCAGACCCGTCCAACGCATATGCAGGCGCAAACTCTCTGGCAATCACTTCCTACAGTGAGAACCCGCAGGCGGCATTTGACTTCCTGATGTTCCTCACCAGCGGCGAGTATGACCAGAAGATGGCGGATACAGCAAGCCAGATTCCGGCAGATCCGAGCAACACAGCTCCGGCTATCATGGATGGAACCATTGAAGCGCTCAACGCAACAGAGAATCCGCTGTCCTGGAATATGGGTCTGAACGACAACTCCGACCTCAAGGCAGCTATCAAGGATGTTATCATCCAGCTTTACGAGGGCAAATTCGCAACAGGTGAAGAGTTCACCGCAGCGGTAGACGCTCTGTACTAAGAGGTATCACAGCCGGGGCATCTGTCCCCGGTATCCTGAAAAATAAAGAAATGATGCTGCGCTCTACGCATCATCCAAACGTAAAAAAGGCGGCGCTGACGTGGTGCCGCCTCTTTTTACCATCGCGCGGCGGATTGGAAGGGATTGCAGCAGGGCAGCCTGGCTGAACTGCTGTATATCCGAAGAAAGGCGGAATGGGAAGTTATGAAAAAAAATAAGACTATGATAGTCTGCTTTATCCTGCCCTGTGTGATTGCGCTGGTAGGTATGTTCTTATATCCGGTGGTACGTACCGTGATAATGAGCTTCTTCAGCGTGGGCAGTGTAACGGCGGACGTCTCGGAGTGGACTTTTAACGGCTTTGGTAACTATTTAAGAATTTTCAACAGCGCGACATGGCGTATCTCCATGTGGAACATGATACGTATCTGGTTTGTCGGCGGTATTCTGACACTGGCGCTTG
This is a stretch of genomic DNA from Marvinbryantia formatexigens DSM 14469. It encodes these proteins:
- a CDS encoding AtpZ/AtpI family protein, which gives rise to MNFKKDVYRNIAMITQIGISMLAPVILCVFIGTQLDEHFGWNTVLPLLILGILAGCRNTWMLMQEMIPKDKKSGKRDRGDGAD
- a CDS encoding ATP synthase subunit I → MERIKRFCKNLHPTLKELLCGIFLWGLLLALVLVWFSDSKPAFLLSLFAGVLAAAGMAFHMCHFIEDSLELTQEDASRHMKKGTVLRIAAAMVLAVLVWLLDGDIVAVFLGLLTLKLGAYTQPLIHRLTGRAKKA
- the atpB gene encoding F0F1 ATP synthase subunit A, producing the protein MVHGLIKYELFGQELWITTTHVSVLIVMAALLIFAIAANRRMKRAEEIPGGFQNVVELIVEMLDKMVEGSMGKYAGKFVNYISALFLFIFVSNISGLFGLRPPTADYGVTLPLGLITFGIIQYNNIKYNKAGAFTGLFQPLPLLFPINLIGEIAVPFSLSLRLFGNILSGTVMMSLIYQLLTKFAVGWPGILHIYFDVFSGAIQTYVFCMLTMVFTRDKMPGED
- the atpE gene encoding ATP synthase F0 subunit C, which translates into the protein MITNEGLILACSAIGAGLAMIAGVGPGIGQGIAAGYGANAVGRNPGAKSDITSTMLLGQAVAETTGLYGLAIAFILLFANPLLGKL
- the atpF gene encoding F0F1 ATP synthase subunit B; the encoded protein is MERLFNLDPQLLADTVLLMLAMLVMYTLLSYLLFNPARDFLKKRQERIKNDIDTAQADKEQAKLLKEDYDARIKNINKEADEILSQARQKALQNAEDIKAQANEEAARIIARAQAQIELDKKKAADDMKKEMISIASLMAGKVVAASINTEVQESLMEETLKEIGDDTWQS
- the atpH gene encoding ATP synthase F1 subunit delta; its protein translation is MAKLVSKTYGDALFDLSVEENSVDAMMQEVLAVREALAENPDLAQVLRNPDIGKEEKLNLVEKVFKGRVSDNLTGFLRIVVDKQRYGELDAILDYFVARVKEYKKIGMAHVTSPMELSEEWKARIKEKLLATTGYVEMEMTYAVDPGLIGGLVIRIGDTVVDSSVRSRLADVVRRLQRTSLEPQKEMRE
- the atpA gene encoding F0F1 ATP synthase subunit alpha, whose product is MNLRPEEISSVIKDEIKKYSSKMSVSNVGTVMQVSDGIARIHGLESAMQGELLEFPGEVEGMVLNLEEDNVGAVLLSDATSISEGDTVKTTGRVVSVPVGDGMLGRVVNALGHPIDGKGPIPSDKTREIERVAPGVITRKSVDTPLQTGIKAIDSMVPIGRGQRELIIGDRQTGKTAIAIDTIINQKGQGVKCIYVAIGQKSSTVANIVKTLEEYGAMDYTTVVASTASELAPLQYIAPYSGCAIGEEWMENGDDVLIIYDDLSKHAAAYRTLSLLLRRPPGREAYPGDVFYLHSRLLERAAKLSDELGGGSLTALPIIETQAGDVSAYIPTNVISITDGQIYLETEMFNSGFRPAVNAGLSVSRVGGAAQIKAMKKIAAPIRVELAQYRELAAFSQFGSELDADTKEKLAQGERLKEILKQTQYHPMPVAEQVMIIYAATRKYLLDIAVEDILPFQDALFELVHTKYPEIPKAINETKELPEETEKLLVQAIGECKENFKK
- the atpG gene encoding ATP synthase F1 subunit gamma, which gives rise to MASMRDIQRRKSSVSSIGQITKAMKLVSTVKLQKTKQRAEQAKPYFDKMYRTVAHILSHSGQIQHPYLQGGESKKKCIITITSNRGLAGGYNSGVEKLITGSGFAKEDVELITIGRKGREFLERRGYTIRADYSDVMNNPMYSDAHEISEAVLKAFTDGEIGEIYVAYTAFKNTVVHVPTLMKLLPVKFTDEELEAGTEKTRQREADMNTPMNYEPAEEQSLDIIIPKYVTSILFGSLIEAAASENGARMQAMDSATSNAEEMIESLSLQYNRARQSSITQELTEIIAGAEAIS
- the atpD gene encoding F0F1 ATP synthase subunit beta, yielding MSEQVKGKITQIIGAVLDIKFPEGKLPGIYDAIHIPTADGKTLVVEVAQHLGDDTVKCIAMGPTDGLVRGMEAISTGAPIMVPVGEKTLGRIFNVIGEPIDNKEAPKDVQYLPIHRDAPDFEEQATSTEMLETGIKVVDLLCPYQKGGKTGLFGGAGVGKTVLIQELIRNIATEHGGYSVFTGVGERTREGNDLYHEMSESGVINKTTMVFGQMNEPPGARMRVGLTGLTMAEYFRDEGGKDVLLFIDNIFRFTQAGSEVSALLGRMPSAVGYQPTLQTEMGALQERITSTKHGSITSVQAVYVPADDLTDPAPATTFAHLDATTVLSRSIVELGIYPAVDPLESTSRILDPRIVGEEHYKVARGVQEILQKYKELQDIIAILGMDELSEDEKLIVSRARKIQRFLSQPFYVAQQFTGTEGRYVPIAETIRGFREILEGKHDDIPESMFLNAGTIDDVLARVK
- the atpC gene encoding ATP synthase F1 subunit epsilon, with translation MADDKLFQLNIISPERIFYEGKAVMVELTTSEGEVGIYKNHIPMTLLIVPGIVTITEEDGSKRLAAIHSGFMEVLPDKVTIMAEVAEWPEEIDVNRAKEAQVRAERRLQRKDPMLNLNRAEMALRKALVRQELADTVKNTK
- a CDS encoding right-handed parallel beta-helix repeat-containing protein, with amino-acid sequence MKLYVDVNAKCDGNGTAGMPFRRINDAARVAQPGDEVLVAPGVYREYVNPVHGGTEDARITYRSTEPLGAVITGAEQVQSWEKYEGNVWVCRISNSIFGGYNPYTTFVYGDWYFAKADKHTGCVYLNDRALYETENLEDCIKGEVYECSWVPEESVYKWYTQQDEEKDETIIYANFQGRNPNEENVEINVRRECFMPAETGVGYITVSGFNINKAATTWAPPAAFQDGMIGPHWSRGWIIEDCDISNSKCAGISLGKYLDPDNEHYFTNKYVKSPTQMERDAVCRGQYHGWLKENIGGHIIRRNNIHHCEQGGIIGRMGGVFSVIEDNHIHHINNMMEQGGAEIAGIKMHAAIDVIMRRNHIHHCTMGIWCDWEAQGTRITQNLLHDNQRPEFAKILKGGMMSQDIFVEVGHGPTLIDNNILLSEVSLRMATEGVAMVHNLICGALTCVGDGTGPRYTPYHIPHRTEVMGFMTILHGDDRFYNNIFVQKWPSGDVIIPHDSDDGADVENRAAGTWMFDEYPTYAEWISQFDFSRPADMKKLEPAHAGHLPVWTEGNVYLRGARACKNEVDGLVAAEGGEDIRVELVEKDGAYYLDTNLYDFLEGFTDRMINTEVLGQAFEPEQKFENPDGTPIQFDADYFGTHRGIRVIPGPFADAEDAKKGYCSLCSQ